The Neobacillus sp. OS1-2 genome includes a window with the following:
- the murC gene encoding UDP-N-acetylmuramate--L-alanine ligase: MTIYHFVGIKGSGMSALAQVLHDMKFQVQGSDVEKHFFTQDALEKSGITILPFQKENIKPGLTIIAGNAFPDTHEEIQEAMKLGLPIVRYHRFLGDFMQNFTSIAITGAHGKTSTTGLLAHTIAGAKPTSFLIGDGTGKGEEGAEYFVFEACEYRRHFLSYFPDYAIMTNIDFDHPDYFANIDDVFSAFQEMAVQVKKGIFAYGDDEQLQKIQAKVPVLFYGFGEENDYQAKNLVKTTHGTSFDVFIRNTFYDTFSIPTFGDHSVLNALAVIGLCHYEEIKVEVVKENLQTFQGVKRRFSEKRIGSQILIDDYAHHPTEIKATIEAAKQKYPDRKIVTVFQPHTFTRTQAFLEDFAESLRQADKTYLCEIFGSARENHGKLTIKDLQDKIEGAEILSEENTSVLNGYDNSVIIFMGAGDIQKFQESYEKQLL; encoded by the coding sequence ATGACTATTTACCATTTTGTAGGTATTAAGGGGTCTGGAATGAGTGCACTTGCACAAGTTCTGCATGATATGAAATTTCAGGTGCAAGGCTCCGATGTCGAAAAGCACTTTTTTACCCAGGATGCCCTTGAAAAATCGGGGATCACAATCCTTCCCTTCCAAAAGGAAAATATTAAGCCGGGATTGACCATTATTGCAGGAAATGCGTTTCCTGATACCCATGAAGAAATTCAAGAGGCTATGAAGCTTGGCCTTCCTATAGTTCGGTACCATCGCTTTTTAGGCGACTTTATGCAAAATTTTACTAGTATCGCTATTACAGGCGCACACGGAAAAACGTCTACAACAGGCCTATTGGCCCATACCATTGCAGGGGCAAAGCCTACCTCCTTTTTAATCGGCGATGGAACAGGAAAAGGGGAAGAGGGGGCGGAGTATTTTGTCTTTGAGGCATGTGAATACAGAAGACACTTTCTATCGTATTTTCCGGACTATGCCATCATGACGAATATTGATTTTGACCATCCCGACTATTTTGCCAATATTGATGATGTCTTCTCCGCCTTTCAAGAGATGGCTGTTCAGGTGAAAAAGGGAATTTTTGCTTATGGGGATGACGAACAGCTGCAAAAAATCCAGGCCAAGGTTCCGGTTTTATTTTATGGATTTGGCGAAGAAAACGATTATCAAGCTAAAAATCTTGTGAAAACTACACATGGAACAAGCTTTGATGTCTTTATCCGTAATACCTTCTATGACACATTTTCAATCCCAACCTTCGGCGATCATAGTGTACTGAATGCACTTGCAGTCATTGGTTTATGTCATTACGAAGAAATTAAGGTAGAAGTGGTGAAAGAGAATTTACAAACGTTCCAAGGTGTCAAAAGAAGGTTTTCTGAAAAAAGAATTGGTTCTCAAATCCTAATTGACGATTATGCCCATCATCCGACTGAAATTAAGGCAACGATTGAGGCGGCAAAACAGAAATATCCTGACCGAAAAATTGTTACAGTATTTCAGCCGCATACTTTCACACGAACACAGGCATTTTTAGAGGATTTTGCGGAGAGCTTACGGCAGGCAGATAAAACGTATTTATGTGAAATTTTTGGATCAGCAAGAGAAAATCATGGGAAGCTGACGATCAAAGATTTACAAGATAAAATTGAGGGCGCTGAAATCCTTTCCGAAGAAAACACTTCTGTATTAAACGGATATGATAATAGTGTAATTATTTTTATGGGAGCTGGAGATATTCAAAAATTCCAGGAATCATATGAAAAACAACTTTTATAA
- the ytxJ gene encoding bacillithiol system redox-active protein YtxJ codes for MLRKIESIEQFDQLLTNESKFYLLKHSLTCPISHAAYKEYEKFANENQNVPTYYLAVQDSRPLSNEVAERFQIKHESPQAFLFANGKVEWNASHWKITSRSLGNAGSEKE; via the coding sequence ATGCTTAGGAAAATTGAATCCATTGAACAATTTGATCAATTGCTAACAAATGAAAGCAAATTTTATCTCTTAAAGCATAGTTTAACATGTCCAATCAGCCATGCTGCATACAAGGAGTATGAAAAATTTGCGAATGAAAATCAGAATGTACCAACCTATTATTTAGCCGTTCAAGATTCACGCCCACTATCAAATGAGGTCGCAGAGAGATTTCAGATTAAGCACGAATCACCACAAGCTTTTCTTTTTGCAAATGGGAAAGTGGAATGGAACGCTTCACACTGGAAAATTACCAGTCGTTCTTTGGGAAATGCAGGCAGTGAGAAGGAGTAA
- a CDS encoding bifunctional 3-deoxy-7-phosphoheptulonate synthase/chorismate mutase has translation MANNELDQLRTRVDELNLELLKIINERAQLVQEIGQVKGNQGVYRYDPVRERKMLEVIKEHNDGPFENSTIDHLFKEIFKAGLDLQKDDHEKALLVSRKKKPENTIVNLKGETIGDGKQHFVFGPCAVESYEQVATVAKAMKEKGLKLLRGGAYKPRTSPYDFQGLGVEGLKILKRVADEFDMAVISEIVNPADIEMACDYIDVIQIGARNMQNFELLKAAGAVKKPVLLKRGISATIEEFINAAEYIMAQGNGQIILCERGIRTYERATRNTLDISAVPILKQETHLPVMVDVTHSTGRRDLLLPCAKAAIAIGADGVMAEVHPDPAVALSDAQQQMNLDQFDHFYSELLASNFVKL, from the coding sequence ATGGCTAATAATGAATTGGATCAATTGAGAACGCGTGTTGATGAACTAAACTTAGAATTGTTGAAGATTATTAACGAGAGAGCGCAGCTTGTTCAAGAGATAGGGCAGGTTAAAGGAAATCAAGGGGTATACCGTTATGACCCAGTCCGTGAAAGAAAAATGCTTGAAGTGATTAAAGAGCATAATGATGGACCATTTGAGAATTCAACTATTGACCATCTTTTCAAAGAAATATTTAAAGCAGGATTAGATTTACAAAAAGATGACCATGAAAAAGCATTGCTTGTCTCGAGGAAGAAAAAGCCTGAAAATACGATTGTGAATCTAAAAGGCGAAACGATTGGCGACGGAAAGCAGCATTTCGTCTTTGGCCCTTGTGCGGTTGAGTCCTATGAGCAGGTAGCAACAGTGGCAAAAGCAATGAAGGAAAAAGGGTTAAAGCTACTTCGCGGGGGTGCTTATAAACCAAGAACCTCTCCATATGATTTCCAAGGGTTGGGCGTAGAGGGACTGAAAATTTTAAAACGTGTAGCAGATGAGTTTGATATGGCTGTCATCAGTGAAATTGTAAACCCGGCTGATATTGAAATGGCCTGCGACTATATTGACGTCATTCAAATTGGTGCCCGCAATATGCAGAACTTTGAACTATTAAAAGCCGCCGGTGCGGTGAAAAAGCCAGTCTTGTTAAAAAGGGGAATTTCAGCAACGATAGAAGAATTTATCAATGCTGCAGAATATATAATGGCACAAGGAAACGGACAAATTATTCTATGTGAGCGTGGAATTAGAACCTACGAACGCGCAACAAGGAATACACTGGATATTTCTGCCGTTCCTATTTTAAAACAAGAAACACATTTACCAGTTATGGTAGATGTTACGCACTCAACCGGCAGAAGAGATTTACTGCTTCCATGTGCGAAGGCTGCTATTGCCATCGGTGCTGACGGAGTAATGGCTGAAGTTCATCCAGATCCTGCAGTTGCCTTATCTGATGCGCAACAACAAATGAATCTTGATCAATTTGACCATTTCTATAGTGAATTGCTTGCATCCAACTTTGTTAAGCTTTAA
- the ccpA gene encoding catabolite control protein A — translation MNITIYDVAREANVSMATVSRVVNGNPNVKPVTRKKVLEVIERLGYRPNAVARGLASKKTTTVGVIIPDISNIFFAELARGIEDIATMYKYNIILSNSDQNKEKELHLLNTMLGKQVDGIVFMGGNISADHVAEFEKSPVPIVLAGSIEESNQIPSVNIDYEAAVYDSTKEFIEKGHKQIAFVIGPLHEPKNAQKKLKGYQRALVEAGLPFNEELLFEGDYTYDSGIEAIEKLLEAAERPTAILVGSDEMALGVVHGAEDKGFNVPEDFEIITSDNTRLALMVRPQLTTIVQPLYDMGAVAMRLLTKLMNKEKTEENSVVLPHRIEHRQSTK, via the coding sequence GTGAATATCACTATTTATGATGTGGCAAGGGAAGCAAATGTATCAATGGCAACGGTTTCCCGTGTTGTTAATGGAAATCCAAATGTAAAACCGGTAACCCGTAAAAAGGTGTTAGAGGTTATTGAAAGATTAGGCTATCGGCCAAATGCAGTAGCAAGAGGATTAGCAAGTAAGAAAACCACTACTGTGGGTGTGATCATTCCTGATATTTCAAATATCTTTTTCGCTGAATTAGCACGCGGTATTGAAGATATCGCCACCATGTATAAATACAATATTATTTTAAGCAATTCCGACCAAAACAAAGAGAAGGAATTACACTTGCTGAATACGATGCTTGGAAAACAAGTTGATGGAATTGTATTTATGGGTGGAAATATTAGTGCTGACCATGTGGCGGAATTTGAAAAATCACCGGTGCCGATTGTTTTGGCTGGCTCTATTGAAGAATCAAATCAAATTCCATCCGTCAATATCGATTATGAGGCTGCCGTTTATGATTCGACCAAAGAGTTCATTGAAAAAGGTCATAAACAGATTGCCTTTGTGATTGGACCGCTTCATGAGCCAAAAAATGCCCAGAAAAAATTAAAAGGCTATCAGCGTGCGCTTGTGGAAGCCGGCCTCCCCTTTAATGAAGAGCTACTTTTTGAAGGGGATTATACGTACGACTCCGGGATTGAAGCTATAGAAAAATTACTGGAAGCTGCTGAAAGACCAACTGCCATTTTAGTGGGTTCAGATGAAATGGCTCTGGGTGTCGTTCATGGTGCAGAGGACAAGGGCTTTAATGTTCCTGAGGATTTTGAGATCATCACTTCAGATAATACAAGACTGGCACTGATGGTACGTCCACAGCTTACCACGATTGTACAACCTTTATATGACATGGGTGCTGTTGCCATGCGACTCTTAACCAAATTAATGAATAAAGAAAAAACGGAAGAAAATAGTGTGGTTCTTCCACATCGGATTGAACACAGGCAATCAACAAAATAA
- a CDS encoding DUF948 domain-containing protein — protein sequence MEIILYLSVALIAIAFLVLVIYISKTLKSLQGTLTSVSNTLTGLEKQLDGVTTETTVLLQKTNALADDIQQKSERLNSVVEAVKDVGTTVSQFNGTLKNITNTVDQQVEESKEKISQIVQWSNIFLELKDKWQARKQSKAEGSTEERQKVRAH from the coding sequence ATGGAAATTATTTTATACTTAAGCGTAGCCTTGATAGCCATTGCTTTTTTGGTGCTTGTCATCTACATATCAAAAACGCTTAAATCACTACAAGGTACACTTACAAGTGTTTCAAACACATTGACTGGTTTAGAAAAACAATTAGACGGCGTGACAACAGAAACCACGGTACTTTTACAAAAGACCAATGCCCTTGCCGACGATATTCAGCAAAAATCCGAACGGTTAAATAGTGTAGTGGAAGCGGTAAAAGATGTGGGAACAACAGTCTCCCAATTTAATGGAACACTTAAGAATATTACTAATACAGTTGATCAACAGGTAGAAGAGAGTAAAGAGAAAATCTCGCAAATTGTTCAATGGAGTAATATTTTTCTTGAATTAAAGGATAAGTGGCAGGCAAGAAAGCAATCAAAGGCGGAAGGTAGCACAGAGGAAAGACAGAAGGTTAGAGCTCACTAA
- a CDS encoding DNA translocase FtsK codes for MLQKFKKDDEEEYNDIPIHNHYPDTHSPQFQYDSLKDLDTRISYQYPKGSNPPLLPPKRLQKEKPERLLPNRPEKLSERRRKSEASEEGVVKKEIPKTKKEISPKTRGPFHPTEIPSPVFGFNRPKKSDVIVEHELSHFSHEEFENQHDQPFIVEEEPIEVLFTKPMEEKEEAVTEVKFVTPEAELAVESEEREDVDAAIPDPEPQAPKRSRLPFNVMMLKQDKQKWEEQKRKRELEQQLEQKRKRELEEQLEQKRKRELEEQLEQKRKRELEEQLEQKRKRELEQQLEQKRKRELEQQSAVNAEIIPIEKPIVESRGNSEVEIISEDGLYVLPESSLLNPPVTEVRDHEWLQGQEELLNQTLKNFNVGASVVNVTQGPSVTRFEVQPEPGVKVNKITNLSDDIKLSLAARDIRIEAPIPGKHTIGIEVPNQKSRPVLINEIIRSSVFHESSSPLTAVLGLDIAGKPIVTDLKKMPHGLIAGATGSGKSVCINSILISLLYKASPEDLKLLLIDPKMVELAPYNRIPHLVSPVITDVKAATAALKWAVDEMERRYELFAHTGVRDINRFNELAMKHKRYSDKLPFIVIIIDELADLMMMSPADVEEAICRIAQKARACGIHLIVATQRPSVDVITGLIKANIPTRVAFSVSSQVDSRTIIDISGAEKLLGRGDMLFLENGSSKPVRLQGTFVSDEEIDLVVAHVKEQREPEYLFEQEELLKKAQVTEEEDELFYEACEFIVDQGGASTSSLQRRFKIGYNRAARLMDMLEQNGYITGANGSKPRDVLITEADLETMQD; via the coding sequence TTGTTACAAAAGTTTAAAAAGGATGATGAAGAGGAATATAACGATATCCCCATACATAATCATTATCCGGATACCCATTCGCCTCAATTTCAATATGATAGTCTAAAAGACTTAGATACAAGAATTTCGTATCAATACCCTAAAGGCAGTAATCCTCCGCTGCTTCCGCCAAAGAGGCTTCAAAAGGAAAAGCCGGAACGCTTGCTGCCAAATAGACCTGAGAAGCTTAGTGAAAGACGCAGAAAATCAGAAGCTTCAGAAGAAGGGGTTGTTAAAAAGGAAATCCCCAAAACTAAAAAAGAAATTTCACCAAAAACCAGAGGGCCGTTTCATCCTACTGAGATTCCTTCGCCCGTTTTCGGATTTAACAGGCCTAAAAAGTCCGATGTAATCGTGGAGCATGAGTTAAGCCACTTTTCACATGAGGAGTTTGAAAATCAACATGATCAACCATTTATTGTCGAGGAAGAACCAATTGAGGTTTTGTTTACAAAACCAATGGAAGAAAAAGAAGAAGCGGTAACTGAAGTGAAGTTTGTCACTCCGGAAGCGGAATTGGCAGTTGAAAGTGAGGAGAGGGAGGACGTAGATGCAGCCATCCCTGACCCTGAACCCCAAGCTCCAAAACGGTCGCGTTTACCTTTCAACGTAATGATGCTAAAGCAGGACAAACAAAAATGGGAAGAACAAAAACGCAAAAGGGAACTTGAGCAGCAATTAGAACAAAAGCGAAAAAGAGAATTGGAAGAGCAATTAGAACAAAAGCGAAAAAGAGAATTGGAAGAGCAATTAGAACAAAAGCGAAAAAGAGAATTGGAAGAGCAATTAGAACAAAAGCGAAAAAGAGAATTGGAACAGCAATTAGAACAAAAGCGAAAAAGGGAATTAGAACAGCAGTCAGCGGTAAATGCTGAGATTATTCCAATCGAAAAGCCAATAGTGGAATCCAGAGGAAATAGTGAAGTTGAAATAATCTCGGAAGATGGTCTATATGTACTCCCTGAATCTAGTTTGTTAAACCCGCCTGTAACCGAGGTAAGGGACCACGAGTGGTTACAGGGACAAGAAGAGCTGTTAAACCAAACATTGAAAAACTTTAATGTCGGTGCAAGTGTAGTCAATGTGACACAGGGGCCTTCCGTCACCCGCTTTGAGGTCCAACCGGAGCCTGGGGTAAAAGTAAATAAAATAACCAACTTAAGCGATGATATAAAACTAAGTCTTGCAGCACGGGATATCCGAATTGAGGCTCCTATCCCCGGAAAACATACGATTGGGATTGAGGTGCCAAATCAAAAATCAAGACCAGTACTAATTAACGAAATTATCCGGAGCAGCGTTTTTCATGAATCCTCTTCACCCTTAACTGCTGTGCTCGGACTTGATATCGCTGGAAAACCGATTGTGACCGATTTGAAAAAAATGCCGCATGGATTAATTGCCGGGGCGACCGGATCGGGAAAGAGTGTATGTATTAACTCTATTTTGATTAGTCTGTTGTATAAGGCAAGCCCGGAAGATTTAAAACTATTACTAATTGATCCGAAAATGGTCGAGCTTGCACCTTATAACCGGATCCCACACTTAGTCAGTCCCGTAATCACGGATGTGAAAGCAGCAACAGCAGCATTAAAATGGGCTGTGGATGAGATGGAGAGACGGTATGAACTATTTGCCCATACTGGGGTCCGTGACATCAATCGTTTTAATGAGTTAGCGATGAAGCATAAGCGCTATTCTGATAAGCTGCCGTTTATTGTGATCATCATTGATGAGTTAGCTGATTTGATGATGATGTCGCCGGCAGATGTCGAAGAGGCGATTTGCAGGATTGCCCAAAAAGCAAGAGCCTGTGGTATTCATTTAATTGTTGCGACACAAAGACCATCAGTGGATGTCATAACAGGATTAATTAAAGCTAATATCCCGACACGTGTAGCCTTCTCCGTTTCTTCACAGGTAGATTCGCGCACGATTATTGATATTAGCGGTGCAGAGAAATTGCTTGGACGAGGCGACATGTTATTTTTAGAAAATGGCTCCTCCAAACCTGTACGCCTCCAAGGTACCTTCGTATCGGATGAAGAAATTGATCTTGTCGTTGCCCATGTAAAAGAGCAACGGGAGCCTGAGTATTTGTTTGAACAGGAAGAATTGCTTAAAAAGGCACAGGTAACGGAAGAAGAAGATGAGCTTTTCTATGAGGCGTGTGAGTTTATCGTCGATCAAGGTGGTGCATCCACTTCAAGCTTACAAAGGCGCTTCAAAATTGGCTATAACCGGGCAGCCAGATTAATGGATATGCTTGAACAAAACGGATATATTACCGGGGCGAATGGCAGCAAGCCGCGTGATGTTTTAATAACGGAAGCTGATCTAGAGACAATGCAGGATTAG
- a CDS encoding YtxH domain-containing protein produces MSSREYESRETSQGRNEESSNSFLLGALIGGVLGAAAAFLLAPKTGKELRGTLSGSAGTLKDKTSSLSQELVQQSNELISKVKGKYENPKEKAVESEVNYIPIHSPNENRPTKKSIEIKSVDSSEIRKKLEAAQKAFDEEESKVKI; encoded by the coding sequence ATGTCCAGTAGAGAATATGAATCACGAGAAACGAGTCAGGGCCGCAATGAGGAGTCTTCTAATAGCTTTTTACTAGGTGCATTAATCGGGGGTGTGCTTGGAGCCGCAGCGGCATTTCTCTTGGCTCCGAAGACAGGAAAGGAGCTCAGGGGTACATTGAGCGGTTCAGCAGGAACGCTTAAGGATAAAACGTCATCCCTATCCCAAGAGCTTGTTCAGCAATCCAACGAGTTAATCAGTAAAGTAAAAGGAAAATACGAAAATCCAAAAGAAAAAGCGGTGGAATCGGAAGTAAACTATATTCCCATTCATTCTCCAAACGAAAATCGTCCCACTAAAAAATCAATTGAAATTAAATCAGTAGACAGCAGTGAGATCAGAAAAAAATTAGAGGCAGCGCAAAAGGCGTTTGACGAAGAGGAAAGTAAGGTTAAAATTTAA
- a CDS encoding aminopeptidase, translating into MKDPRIEKLAKNLINYSVQLQKGEKVLIENFGLQRELVTALVKEAYAAGGSPFVLLKDHQVDRSLLLGAQEEQFGMIAEFEANVMSKMDAYIGLRSGDNINEQADVPDEKMKIHGNTIGKKVHRDIRVPKTKWVVLRYPTSNMAQLAKMSTESFENFYFDVCNLDYSKMDQAMDGLVELMNKTDKVRITGPGTDLSFSIKDIPAIKCAGRLNIPDGEVYTAPVRNSVNGVVTYNTPSPYQGFTFENVKLTFKDGKIVEAVSNDTDRINKVFDTDEGARYVGEFAIGVNPFILTPMQDILFDEKIAGSFHFTPGQCYDDAFNDNHSNIHWDMVNIQRPEYGGGEIYFDDVLIRKDGLFVIPELEVLNPDNLK; encoded by the coding sequence GTGAAAGATCCTCGTATAGAGAAACTGGCTAAAAATTTAATCAATTATTCGGTGCAGCTCCAAAAAGGCGAAAAGGTATTAATTGAAAACTTCGGATTGCAGCGTGAACTTGTTACTGCACTCGTGAAAGAGGCATATGCAGCAGGGGGATCGCCCTTCGTACTGCTAAAAGATCATCAGGTCGACCGCTCTTTGCTATTAGGCGCACAGGAAGAGCAATTTGGCATGATCGCTGAATTCGAGGCAAATGTCATGAGTAAAATGGATGCATACATAGGATTGCGCTCAGGAGATAACATCAATGAACAGGCTGATGTCCCGGATGAAAAAATGAAAATCCACGGGAATACAATCGGCAAAAAGGTCCACCGAGATATCCGCGTTCCAAAAACGAAATGGGTGGTGCTACGATATCCAACCTCAAATATGGCGCAATTAGCCAAAATGAGCACAGAGTCGTTTGAAAACTTCTACTTTGATGTGTGTAACCTGGATTACAGCAAAATGGATCAGGCCATGGACGGCCTTGTTGAACTGATGAACAAAACAGACAAGGTTCGCATCACAGGCCCCGGGACAGACCTTAGCTTCTCAATAAAGGATATCCCAGCCATTAAGTGCGCGGGCCGGCTAAATATTCCTGACGGTGAGGTTTACACTGCCCCTGTTCGTAACTCAGTTAACGGAGTGGTAACTTATAATACACCATCCCCCTATCAAGGTTTTACGTTTGAAAATGTGAAGCTAACATTTAAGGATGGAAAAATTGTTGAGGCCGTGTCGAACGACACGGATCGGATTAATAAAGTATTTGATACCGATGAAGGGGCCCGCTATGTTGGGGAATTCGCCATTGGCGTAAATCCATTTATCCTAACCCCAATGCAGGACATTTTGTTTGATGAAAAAATTGCCGGCAGTTTCCACTTCACACCTGGGCAATGTTATGATGATGCTTTTAATGATAACCACTCTAATATTCACTGGGATATGGTCAATATTCAGCGACCAGAGTACGGCGGCGGGGAAATCTATTTTGATGATGTATTAATTCGAAAAGATGGATTATTTGTAATACCGGAGCTAGAAGTATTAAACCCGGATAATCTCAAATAA